Proteins from a genomic interval of Paenibacillus sp. RC334:
- the nspC gene encoding carboxynorspermidine decarboxylase has product MNIDISGLPSPCYLVDERLLVKNLEVLNSVQERTGCNILLALKGFSMFSTFPLVGKYLKGVTSSSLFEARLGREKMDKEVHVYAPAYVDSEFDELLEYVDHVVFNSFDQLKRFKSKVQGVTSKKIEIGIRVNPEYSEIETPLYDPCYNNSRMGVTLANFRPEDLDGVDGIHFHTMCEQNSDTLERTIKVVDEKFGPYIKQMKWLNFGGGHHITREDYDLDTLVRCIQYFQDKYGVQVYLEPGEAIALNTGYLVATVLDTMKNGMDLAILDTSAECHMPDVLAMPYRPNIIDAGQPGEYAHTYRLGGLTCLAGDVIGDYSFKEPLKPGDKLVFCDMAHYTMVKNHMFNGVNLPAIASYNDEEGIKVIRQFSYEDFSSRLS; this is encoded by the coding sequence ATGAATATTGATATTAGCGGACTTCCATCACCTTGTTACCTTGTTGACGAAAGACTTCTTGTGAAAAACCTTGAGGTTTTAAATTCTGTTCAAGAGCGAACAGGCTGCAATATTTTGCTTGCTCTTAAGGGATTTTCGATGTTTTCGACATTTCCTCTGGTTGGTAAATATTTAAAAGGCGTAACTTCCAGTTCGTTGTTCGAGGCGAGACTGGGTCGCGAAAAAATGGACAAGGAGGTTCACGTATACGCACCAGCTTATGTTGACAGTGAATTTGACGAGCTACTGGAGTATGTTGACCACGTCGTTTTCAACTCCTTCGATCAATTGAAACGGTTCAAAAGTAAGGTGCAAGGCGTGACTTCCAAAAAGATAGAAATTGGAATTCGGGTCAATCCGGAATATTCGGAAATCGAAACTCCGTTGTACGATCCTTGCTACAACAACTCCAGAATGGGTGTGACCTTGGCTAACTTCAGACCTGAGGATCTGGATGGCGTAGACGGTATTCATTTTCATACGATGTGTGAACAGAATTCGGACACGCTGGAGCGCACCATTAAAGTCGTGGATGAGAAGTTCGGGCCATACATTAAGCAAATGAAATGGCTTAATTTTGGCGGCGGTCATCATATCACCAGAGAAGACTATGATCTGGACACGCTGGTACGCTGCATCCAATATTTTCAGGATAAGTATGGTGTACAGGTTTACCTGGAGCCGGGCGAAGCTATCGCCTTGAATACCGGTTATCTGGTTGCTACAGTTCTGGATACGATGAAAAACGGAATGGACCTTGCCATTCTGGATACTTCGGCTGAATGTCATATGCCTGATGTACTGGCTATGCCGTATCGCCCGAATATCATTGATGCAGGCCAACCTGGTGAGTATGCACACACCTACAGACTCGGTGGACTTACTTGCCTGGCCGGAGATGTGATTGGCGACTATTCCTTTAAAGAGCCATTGAAGCCGGGAGACAAGCTTGTATTCTGCGACATGGCCCATTATACGATGGTCAAAAACCACATGTTTAACGGAGTCAACCTGCCAGCCATCGCCAGCTACAATGACGAAGAAGGCATTAAGGTGATCCGCCAGTTCTCCTATGAGGATTTTAGCTCACGTCTGTCGTAA
- the fabV gene encoding enoyl-ACP reductase FabV, which produces MIIKPKVRGFICTTAHPGGCAAHVNRQIDYIKESPSIQGAKKVLVIGASTGYGLASRIAASFGMGADTIGVSYERPASEGRTASAGWYNTVAFEESARAAGYIAESINGDAFSHEIKQETLKLVKEKLGKVDLIVYSVASPRRTHPDTGETFNSVLKPIGQPFSDKTVNTNTGVVSEITLEPATEEEIENTITVMGGEDWSLWLKALEEADLLAEGVTTLAYSYIGPEITEAIYRKGTIGQAKNDLEATAHSLTKQLEHYDGKAYVSVNKALVTQSSSAIPVVPLYISLLFKVMKEKGLHEGCIEQAQRLFGKLYSGSTVETDEEGRIRLDNWEMRADVQQAVQEAWSGITTENVSERGDLEQYRLDFLQLFGFGFDEIDYDLDVNPDIQ; this is translated from the coding sequence ATGATTATTAAACCGAAAGTCCGTGGCTTTATCTGTACTACTGCGCATCCAGGAGGATGTGCGGCTCATGTCAATCGTCAAATCGACTACATCAAAGAAAGTCCTTCAATACAAGGAGCCAAAAAGGTGCTTGTGATCGGAGCTTCCACCGGCTATGGACTGGCTTCCCGCATTGCTGCCAGCTTTGGTATGGGAGCTGATACCATAGGTGTATCCTATGAACGCCCTGCTTCAGAAGGACGCACAGCTTCAGCTGGATGGTACAACACTGTAGCCTTTGAGGAATCGGCTAGAGCGGCTGGCTACATAGCAGAAAGCATTAATGGAGACGCTTTTTCCCATGAAATCAAGCAGGAAACGTTGAAACTGGTTAAGGAGAAGCTGGGCAAGGTAGATCTGATTGTGTATAGTGTCGCTTCACCACGACGGACGCATCCCGATACGGGTGAAACCTTCAACTCCGTTCTCAAGCCCATCGGGCAGCCCTTTTCTGATAAAACGGTGAATACCAATACAGGTGTCGTATCGGAGATTACGCTGGAACCGGCTACAGAGGAGGAAATTGAAAATACGATAACGGTAATGGGGGGCGAAGATTGGTCCTTATGGCTAAAAGCGCTGGAAGAAGCTGATCTGCTGGCTGAAGGGGTAACCACACTGGCTTACTCGTATATTGGTCCAGAGATCACGGAGGCCATTTACCGTAAAGGAACCATTGGCCAAGCCAAAAATGACTTGGAGGCCACAGCGCACAGCTTAACGAAGCAACTGGAGCATTATGATGGAAAAGCCTACGTTTCTGTAAATAAAGCTTTGGTTACACAATCCAGCTCGGCTATTCCAGTTGTACCTCTGTATATTTCCTTACTGTTTAAGGTTATGAAGGAAAAGGGCTTGCATGAGGGCTGTATCGAGCAAGCGCAGCGTCTGTTCGGAAAGCTATATAGTGGATCGACAGTGGAAACCGATGAGGAAGGGCGCATTCGTCTGGACAACTGGGAAATGAGAGCGGATGTCCAGCAGGCTGTCCAAGAGGCTTGGTCCGGGATTACTACAGAAAATGTGTCTGAACGGGGCGACCTTGAACAATATCGTCTCGATTTCCTTCAGTTGTTTGGATTCGGGTTTGATGAAATTGATTATGATTTGGATGTAAATCCAGATATTCAGTAG
- a CDS encoding N-acetyltransferase: MSIQPGKVEEFKDLAAIWLEASIEAHHFIDPQYWTSQVGEMEDKYLPLAQNYVIIQDDHTIGGFVSMIDGYLAALFIRVGSQRKGYGKLLLDWVKKQYEQIQLKVYQSNTKAFNFYTRNGFIIQEESIDPETREKEFVMVWTKHK, encoded by the coding sequence ATGTCTATTCAACCAGGAAAAGTGGAAGAGTTTAAAGATTTAGCAGCTATATGGCTGGAAGCTTCCATAGAGGCCCATCATTTTATTGATCCACAATATTGGACATCACAGGTTGGCGAAATGGAAGACAAATACCTTCCTCTAGCTCAAAACTACGTTATTATACAGGACGATCACACTATTGGTGGCTTCGTTTCCATGATAGATGGATATTTGGCGGCCTTATTTATACGAGTAGGTTCCCAACGAAAAGGCTATGGCAAGTTACTACTAGATTGGGTTAAGAAGCAATATGAGCAGATCCAATTGAAAGTATACCAGTCCAACACGAAGGCATTTAACTTTTATACCAGAAATGGATTTATCATTCAAGAGGAATCCATTGATCCAGAAACCCGTGAAAAGGAATTTGTAATGGTTTGGACAAAGCACAAGTAA
- a CDS encoding saccharopine dehydrogenase family protein, translated as MGKALIIGAGGVASVVVHKCCQNPDVFEEICIASRTVEKCDALKEKLGGGRTKIQTAQLDADNTDMVIDLIRSFQPDVVINVALPYQDLTIMDACLETGVHYVDTANYEPPDTPKFEYSWQWAYKERFEKAGITALLGSGFDPGVTGVFTAYAQKHYFDEIHTIDIVDANAGDHGYPFATNFNPEINIREITAKGRYFENGEWIETEPLSEKKVYDLPEIGPKNIYLLYHEELESLAVNIKGVKKIRFWMTFSDNYLNHLNVLQNVGMTSIEPIDYEGQQIIPLQFLKAILPDPASLGPRTKGKTNIGCIIQGVKDGKPKTYYVYNVCDHEECYAEVGSQAISYTTGVPAMIGAMLIIKGIWKKPGVYNVEEFDPDPFMEALNKHGLPWQESFTPTLLD; from the coding sequence TTGGGAAAAGCATTGATTATTGGCGCCGGTGGCGTGGCCAGCGTTGTGGTGCATAAATGTTGCCAAAACCCAGATGTATTTGAAGAAATTTGTATCGCGAGCAGAACTGTTGAGAAATGCGATGCGCTTAAAGAAAAGCTGGGTGGAGGCCGTACTAAGATACAAACGGCTCAGCTGGATGCTGACAACACCGACATGGTCATTGACCTGATTCGAAGCTTTCAACCGGATGTAGTTATCAATGTGGCTCTCCCTTATCAGGATTTGACGATTATGGATGCTTGCCTAGAGACAGGCGTTCATTACGTTGATACGGCGAATTATGAACCGCCGGATACGCCGAAGTTTGAATACAGCTGGCAATGGGCCTACAAAGAAAGATTCGAAAAAGCGGGCATTACAGCTCTGCTGGGCAGCGGTTTTGATCCAGGCGTGACTGGAGTATTTACGGCTTATGCTCAAAAGCATTATTTTGATGAAATTCATACGATTGATATTGTAGATGCGAATGCAGGGGACCACGGATATCCTTTTGCCACTAACTTTAATCCGGAAATTAATATTCGGGAAATTACGGCGAAGGGCCGTTACTTTGAAAATGGAGAGTGGATTGAAACTGAGCCGCTTTCCGAGAAAAAGGTATACGACCTTCCTGAAATCGGACCGAAAAACATATATCTTTTGTACCATGAAGAACTGGAATCTCTTGCAGTAAACATTAAAGGCGTGAAAAAAATCCGTTTCTGGATGACTTTCTCGGACAACTACCTGAATCATTTGAACGTGCTTCAAAACGTAGGCATGACTTCCATTGAGCCTATTGATTACGAAGGACAGCAAATCATTCCATTGCAATTCCTGAAAGCCATTTTGCCAGACCCGGCTTCCCTCGGACCTAGAACCAAGGGTAAAACGAACATTGGATGTATCATCCAAGGCGTTAAAGACGGAAAACCGAAAACGTATTATGTATACAATGTGTGTGATCATGAGGAATGTTATGCAGAGGTTGGCTCCCAAGCCATTTCCTACACGACAGGTGTTCCTGCCATGATCGGCGCAATGCTTATCATTAAAGGCATCTGGAAAAAACCAGGCGTATACAACGTTGAGGAATTTGATCCAGATCCATTCATGGAAGCACTGAATAAACACGGATTGCCATGGCAAGAGAGCTTTACGCCAACGTTGCTTGATTGA
- a CDS encoding CGNR zinc finger domain-containing protein, with protein MEYYNELWFSFTFDLLNSYDPYYEEPERLDSPEQLNDLLQKYGVLCDETVALKELTAVRAYRDRLRDLIMSGSDEQLGEFLTESELRSPLRPRLNAQGDGSFRYVYSPPDKNTGSLADRILAVCSRTLGRELTLYGRPRLKVCVSDPCREIFSDHSKNRLQRFCSKRCSTRYHVKKHRESQ; from the coding sequence TTGGAATATTACAACGAACTCTGGTTTTCTTTCACCTTCGATCTATTAAATAGTTATGATCCCTACTATGAAGAACCGGAACGGCTTGACAGTCCGGAACAATTAAATGATTTGCTACAAAAGTATGGAGTGTTATGCGATGAAACGGTAGCTCTGAAGGAGCTAACAGCCGTGCGTGCTTACCGCGACAGACTGCGCGATTTGATTATGAGTGGAAGTGATGAGCAACTGGGAGAATTTCTGACGGAGAGTGAATTGCGTTCCCCCCTGCGCCCACGATTAAATGCACAGGGAGACGGCAGCTTTCGTTATGTTTACAGTCCACCTGATAAAAACACAGGCAGCTTGGCCGACCGTATTCTGGCGGTCTGTTCGCGTACGCTCGGAAGAGAACTGACCCTGTACGGAAGACCAAGACTCAAAGTCTGCGTCTCAGATCCTTGCCGTGAAATATTTTCCGATCATTCTAAAAACAGACTACAGCGGTTCTGTAGCAAACGTTGCTCTACCCGTTATCATGTCAAGAAACACCGGGAATCACAATGA
- a CDS encoding GNAT family N-acetyltransferase has protein sequence MNELEFSQVYAIMEASFPETECRIFASQKALLTHPCYRLITEKDEQGHTIAFLAGWEFTHFRFVEHIAVDQAIRGGGLGKKLMSRFISQSDKPVVLEVEPPEDEWTRRRIGFYERLGFHLNDFEYVQPPLRERQADLRLQIMSYPYALTEQDFAPFRQILYTEVYGLK, from the coding sequence ATGAATGAACTTGAATTCTCACAAGTGTATGCGATTATGGAAGCCTCTTTTCCTGAAACAGAATGTAGAATCTTTGCGTCGCAAAAGGCACTGCTTACTCATCCTTGTTATCGCTTAATCACTGAAAAGGATGAGCAAGGGCATACGATCGCTTTTCTGGCAGGCTGGGAATTTACACATTTTCGGTTTGTAGAGCATATTGCGGTAGATCAGGCTATACGTGGTGGCGGGTTAGGTAAAAAGCTCATGAGCAGATTTATTTCACAGTCCGATAAACCAGTAGTTCTGGAGGTTGAGCCACCTGAGGATGAATGGACTCGGAGAAGAATTGGTTTTTATGAACGCTTGGGATTCCATCTCAACGATTTTGAGTATGTACAGCCTCCTTTGAGGGAAAGACAGGCCGATCTGAGGCTTCAAATTATGAGCTATCCGTATGCGCTGACAGAGCAGGATTTTGCGCCGTTTAGACAAATTTTATATACCGAGGTTTACGGGCTGAAATGA
- the htpG gene encoding molecular chaperone HtpG produces the protein MEKKQFQAESKRLLEMMINSIYTQKEIFLRELISNASDAIDKIYYKALTDDQLVFDKENYYIKVTADKENRMLTLRDTGIGMTKEELENNLGVIAKSGSLAFKNENESKDGHDIIGQFGVGFYSAFMVADVVTVTTKALGSDTAYKWESTGADGYTIEPAEKDEVGSVIVLKIKANTEDESYDEYLDEYRLKALIKKYSDFIRYPIKMDVTGKRLKEGSDNEFEDYEEEQLINSMVPIWRKNKSELTDEDYHNFYVEKRYGYDKPLQHIHVSADGAVVYQAILFIPENIPFDFYSKEYEKGLELYANGVLIMEKSPDLLPDYFSFVKGMVDSESLSLNISREMLQHDRQLKLIAKNIESKIKGQLLTLLKNEREKYDQFYKSFGRQLKFGVYNDYGTHKETLQDLLMFYSSTEKKQVTLDEYISRMPEDQKYIYYASGESNERIEKLPQTEMVADKGYEILYFTDDIDEFAIKMLMSYKEKEFKSVSSGDLGIEADENEKETEAEQNDNKELFEYMKGLLEGKVSSVKASKRLKTHPVCLSADGEVTIEMEKILNAMPNNADVKANKVLEININHAVFNSLKEAFAEDKEKVNLYTALLYNQALLIEGLPLQDPVEFTNDICKIMV, from the coding sequence ATGGAGAAAAAACAGTTTCAGGCTGAGTCCAAGCGTCTGCTCGAAATGATGATTAACTCGATTTACACGCAAAAGGAAATTTTTCTAAGAGAGCTGATCTCCAACGCAAGTGATGCGATTGACAAAATTTATTACAAAGCGCTGACGGATGATCAACTGGTCTTTGATAAAGAAAATTACTATATCAAAGTAACAGCCGACAAGGAGAACAGAATGCTCACTCTTCGCGATACCGGGATTGGTATGACGAAGGAAGAACTGGAAAACAACTTGGGTGTCATTGCTAAAAGTGGCTCACTGGCGTTCAAAAATGAGAATGAATCCAAGGATGGTCATGACATCATTGGGCAGTTCGGGGTAGGCTTCTATTCGGCGTTCATGGTGGCGGATGTCGTTACAGTGACTACAAAGGCACTGGGCAGCGATACCGCTTATAAGTGGGAATCCACAGGTGCAGACGGGTATACCATTGAGCCGGCCGAGAAGGATGAAGTCGGTTCTGTGATTGTTTTGAAAATCAAAGCAAACACCGAGGATGAATCCTACGACGAATATTTGGACGAGTATCGTTTAAAAGCACTGATCAAGAAATACTCCGACTTTATCCGTTATCCGATCAAGATGGATGTTACAGGCAAACGTCTGAAAGAGGGCAGTGACAACGAGTTCGAGGATTACGAAGAAGAACAGCTTATTAACAGCATGGTTCCAATCTGGAGAAAGAACAAAAGCGAGCTGACCGACGAGGATTATCACAATTTTTATGTGGAAAAACGCTATGGCTATGACAAGCCACTCCAGCATATCCACGTCAGCGCGGACGGCGCGGTGGTGTACCAGGCTATTTTATTCATTCCAGAAAATATCCCGTTTGATTTCTATTCCAAGGAGTATGAAAAAGGGCTGGAACTGTACGCCAACGGCGTGCTGATTATGGAAAAATCGCCTGACCTGCTGCCGGATTATTTCAGCTTTGTCAAAGGTATGGTGGACTCCGAAAGCTTGTCGTTGAACATTTCCAGAGAGATGTTGCAGCATGACCGCCAGTTGAAGCTGATTGCCAAAAATATCGAAAGCAAAATCAAAGGCCAGCTGCTGACTCTGCTCAAAAATGAACGGGAAAAGTATGATCAATTCTACAAATCATTTGGAAGACAATTGAAATTTGGCGTCTACAACGATTATGGAACTCATAAGGAGACGCTTCAGGATCTGCTCATGTTCTACTCTTCTACAGAGAAAAAGCAGGTTACACTGGACGAATATATATCGCGTATGCCTGAGGATCAGAAGTATATTTATTATGCTTCCGGAGAGTCCAACGAACGTATTGAGAAGCTGCCGCAGACCGAAATGGTGGCCGACAAGGGCTACGAAATTCTGTACTTCACCGATGATATTGATGAGTTCGCTATTAAAATGCTCATGAGCTACAAGGAGAAAGAATTCAAATCCGTATCCAGTGGCGATCTGGGCATTGAGGCTGACGAGAACGAGAAGGAAACAGAAGCGGAACAAAACGACAACAAAGAGCTGTTCGAGTACATGAAGGGCTTGCTGGAAGGCAAGGTATCCAGTGTTAAAGCCTCCAAGCGCTTGAAGACACATCCGGTGTGTCTGTCCGCAGACGGTGAAGTGACGATTGAAATGGAGAAAATCTTGAACGCCATGCCGAACAACGCCGATGTAAAAGCGAATAAAGTACTGGAGATTAACATCAACCATGCGGTGTTCAACTCTTTGAAAGAGGCTTTTGCTGAGGACAAGGAGAAGGTCAATCTCTATACGGCATTGCTGTATAATCAAGCTCTGTTGATCGAAGGTTTGCCACTGCAAGACCCGGTTGAATTCACCAATGATATTTGCAAAATTATGGTTTAA
- a CDS encoding SMI1/KNR4 family protein — protein MDKKADIRTSMKELFAHMDEAFFMDLVENVPFEMRDGNADEEGWIKWKPLPSQITEQEVRDLEETYHFELPPLLRSFIMSYHYVSLQFDNEFIPGVYWSDCTFIEFPRLPVGQGLKGFHDLLREWSPLLSAGYIPFAIAEENEGPVCLNAGSRQKDGDYPIVWFYHQDLKHLDEDDLRIRENLIPHVQGLFPSSVEMFNVMFKQIRH, from the coding sequence ATGGACAAGAAGGCGGATATTCGCACATCCATGAAGGAGTTATTTGCACATATGGATGAAGCTTTTTTTATGGATTTGGTAGAAAATGTACCCTTCGAGATGCGTGACGGCAATGCCGATGAGGAAGGCTGGATCAAGTGGAAGCCTCTTCCTTCGCAGATCACAGAGCAGGAGGTTCGGGATCTTGAGGAAACCTACCATTTCGAGCTTCCTCCCTTGCTGAGAAGTTTCATCATGTCCTATCATTATGTGTCTTTGCAATTCGATAACGAATTCATTCCTGGAGTCTACTGGAGCGATTGTACCTTTATTGAGTTTCCACGACTGCCTGTGGGCCAAGGCTTGAAGGGATTTCATGATTTGCTCCGCGAATGGTCGCCCTTGCTATCGGCAGGTTATATTCCATTTGCAATTGCTGAGGAAAACGAAGGTCCTGTCTGTTTGAATGCAGGAAGTAGACAAAAAGATGGTGACTATCCGATTGTATGGTTCTATCACCAGGATTTGAAACATCTGGACGAGGACGATTTACGCATCAGGGAAAATCTGATTCCCCATGTACAAGGACTGTTCCCATCTTCTGTCGAGATGTTTAACGTGATGTTTAAGCAGATCAGGCACTAA
- a CDS encoding phosphodiester glycosidase family protein: MKRITVLVILSLLILVTPIYAAAPAPMLVYVDQNNHSFIPLRLLNSYEGITINMTATDKKIEIAQGDTRLTLFAGQSTAKVNDQTIRMQKAPFTDNGSTYVPLQFISQHLNLQVSWQKETSSVHIKQGTTSVRLPVFTGKLPSSTTPIQTAHKSFKVGSRTYSAKVVTISMLHPKVNLDVALAGNTIGKVENLSGLAKRNQAVVAINGTYFDAYTKSSYKTPYGYLVSHGNLLKKSSGDQRTVFTYDANHLAELVSGPAFEQRLSEGNVEGALQAGPRLVTNGKVSLNVKAEGFKDPKILTGGGARSALGITRDHKLILLTTGGATIPQLAQIMKQAGAYQAMNLDGGASSGLYYNGSYLTTPGRQISNAIIIKYQ; encoded by the coding sequence ATGAAAAGAATCACCGTACTTGTTATCCTGTCCCTGCTAATCCTTGTAACCCCGATCTACGCTGCTGCACCAGCGCCCATGCTGGTCTATGTGGATCAGAATAACCACTCCTTCATCCCGCTTCGCCTCCTGAACAGCTATGAAGGGATCACCATCAACATGACGGCAACGGACAAAAAAATTGAAATTGCCCAAGGCGATACCCGGCTCACCTTATTTGCAGGACAGTCTACGGCTAAAGTTAATGATCAAACAATCCGTATGCAAAAGGCTCCTTTTACCGATAATGGTTCCACCTACGTTCCCTTGCAGTTCATCAGCCAGCACCTAAACCTGCAAGTCTCATGGCAAAAGGAAACCTCATCGGTACATATCAAGCAGGGCACAACGTCTGTCAGGCTTCCGGTATTCACGGGCAAGCTACCTAGCAGCACCACACCGATCCAGACGGCTCACAAAAGCTTCAAGGTCGGATCACGCACCTACTCCGCTAAGGTGGTCACCATCTCCATGCTTCATCCCAAGGTGAATCTGGATGTGGCGCTGGCAGGCAATACCATCGGCAAAGTGGAGAACTTAAGCGGTCTCGCCAAACGCAATCAAGCGGTTGTAGCCATCAACGGCACCTACTTTGACGCCTATACCAAAAGCTCATACAAAACGCCTTACGGCTATCTGGTCAGCCACGGGAATTTGTTGAAAAAAAGCTCTGGCGACCAACGAACCGTCTTTACCTACGATGCTAACCATCTGGCCGAACTGGTTTCGGGTCCTGCCTTTGAACAGCGGTTAAGCGAAGGCAACGTCGAAGGCGCCCTACAAGCCGGACCTCGTCTGGTGACGAACGGAAAGGTTTCCCTGAATGTCAAAGCTGAAGGCTTCAAGGACCCTAAAATATTAACAGGCGGCGGGGCCCGCAGTGCACTCGGGATTACACGGGATCATAAGCTAATCCTCCTGACCACAGGCGGAGCCACTATTCCACAGCTTGCTCAAATCATGAAGCAGGCAGGCGCTTATCAGGCCATGAATTTGGATGGCGGTGCTTCCAGTGGGCTGTATTACAACGGTTCCTATCTCACCACACCCGGCCGCCAAATCAGCAATGCGATTATTATAAAATATCAATAG
- a CDS encoding arginase family protein — protein sequence MEKEICIIHAPTNLGLSRHPDGRERGCWKLPAVLEELGLHTAIGAQVATRLSQPAYPKKYTYNDGALFGAQVAAFSIELADTVEEVLSTSAFSLVLGGDCSVLLGSALALARKGNYGLVHIDAHPDYYHKGNSDKAVVAGMDLAIVTGKGTDILTNLENRKPYIQSSNVLTFGYRESDPEQSIIEEAKTEGITCFSAERSLREGGARTEDFLNDFIHQREVDGFWLHLDADVLDKTLMPCVDCPESHGLQWKELTDVLRVLLKSPQIVGMSVAILDPRFRSRLEGSSKL from the coding sequence ATGGAAAAAGAAATCTGCATTATTCATGCCCCCACCAATCTTGGCCTTAGCAGGCATCCGGACGGTAGAGAAAGAGGCTGCTGGAAGCTTCCCGCTGTTCTTGAGGAGTTGGGTCTTCACACAGCGATCGGAGCACAAGTCGCGACAAGGCTGTCTCAGCCTGCATATCCGAAGAAGTATACATACAACGACGGCGCCTTATTTGGGGCTCAGGTGGCCGCTTTTTCCATTGAATTGGCAGATACGGTGGAGGAGGTACTGAGCACCTCTGCGTTTTCTCTTGTTCTGGGCGGCGATTGCAGTGTGCTGCTGGGAAGCGCCTTGGCGCTGGCGCGAAAGGGGAATTACGGACTAGTTCATATAGACGCACATCCAGATTATTACCATAAAGGAAATAGTGATAAAGCCGTTGTGGCTGGTATGGACCTTGCTATTGTTACGGGTAAAGGAACAGATATTTTAACCAATCTGGAAAACCGAAAACCTTATATTCAGAGTTCCAATGTCCTGACCTTCGGCTATCGCGAATCAGATCCGGAGCAGAGCATTATAGAAGAGGCAAAGACGGAGGGCATTACCTGCTTCAGTGCGGAACGCTCTCTTCGGGAAGGGGGTGCCAGGACTGAGGATTTTTTGAATGATTTCATTCATCAGCGAGAGGTTGACGGTTTTTGGCTTCACCTGGATGCAGATGTGCTTGACAAAACGCTCATGCCCTGTGTGGATTGCCCGGAATCTCATGGCTTGCAGTGGAAGGAACTCACAGATGTTCTTAGAGTCTTACTGAAATCACCTCAAATAGTAGGCATGAGTGTGGCTATACTAGACCCCCGATTTAGATCCCGGCTTGAAGGTAGCAGCAAACTTTAA
- a CDS encoding DUF6386 family protein: MNVASSPFQFTTDTATLCVFDTEALKHRLDDEPDWWSIEEDELGELNQGNVALFNLFTFL, translated from the coding sequence ATGAACGTAGCAAGCAGTCCATTTCAATTCACGACAGATACGGCGACCCTTTGCGTATTTGATACAGAAGCACTTAAGCATCGTTTGGACGATGAGCCGGATTGGTGGTCCATCGAAGAGGACGAACTGGGCGAGTTGAACCAGGGGAATGTGGCTTTATTTAATCTATTTACCTTTCTTTAA